From one Triticum aestivum cultivar Chinese Spring chromosome 4B, IWGSC CS RefSeq v2.1, whole genome shotgun sequence genomic stretch:
- the LOC123090294 gene encoding uncharacterized protein, producing the protein MQHAPAKSSLCARAAKSLPRKHAMFAMFMQYPARKGYSYGPSNDEVTMVREAGHHVSSHEDNDVSSPVTSSSPARPAIQFGTHTSKAIRLLFSLEQSVWVPGLAKGQLFSLVLNSSASKAIPGLEELSLPFLDEEINQVFKELPTDQAPRPDGFNGILQKVILKCIHKNQYGFLKGRTIQDCLPWTFEYIHQCKQSKRPIIILKLDFAKAFDTVEHEVILQMLKHKGLTLIPQAIALCFFFHALQTSGVRLFTAIQEENNSPPQDFLHGSAKRILTSLKSNSIEATTFGQDSSSQDEAYTAGYYTSSRGPEASYYGLHATMDVYGHELKHGQWSSTTFWVSHYGDGNKSSYNEIQVGWHIRPERYGDSHPHFYTLWTRDGFETGCYNMDCPGFVRANDAVIAPGDAIHPVSHVPGPIQNITLRVFKDKTSGDWWVYYGFNNIPTGVGYFPKSIFSYLAQKANVMSFGGFVKSTKALPTPPMGSGAFPNGGKGRAASFTDLRFIDQDGNSSPITGNLTPLVTDGKCHSITPIDHARCFYGGPGGCVR; encoded by the exons ATGCAGCATGCCCCGGCAAAATCCTCTCTTTGTGCTCGTGCGGCCAAATCTCTGCCTAGGAAGCATGCTATGTTCGCTATGTTCATGCAGTACCCGGCCCGTAAAGGTTATAGTTATGGCCCGTCCAATGATGAGGTGACCATGGTCAGGGAAGCTGGTCATCATGTTTCGTCTCATGAGGATAATGATGTTTCTTCTCCGGTGAcgtcctcgtcgccggcaaggccagcTATTCAGTTTGGTACCCATACCAGCAAGGCTATCAG GTTGCTATTCAGTTTGGAACAATCAGTATGGGTTCCTGGCCTGGCAAAAGGCCAGCTATTCAGTTTAGTCCTGAATTCATCCGCCAGCAAGGCTATTCCTGGCCTGGAGGAGCTATCTTTGCCTTTTTTGGATGAGGAAATTAACCAAGTTTTTAAGGAGTTGCCGACTGATCAGGCCCCTCGCCCTGATGGCTTTAATGGGAT CTTGCAGAAGGTGATTCTTAAGTGTATTCATAAAAATCAGTATGGGTTCCTTAAAGGTAGAACAATTCAGGACTGCCTGCCATGGACTTTTGAATACATCCATCAGTGTAAACAATCCAAGCGACCAATTATAATTCTCAAATTGGATTTTGCCAAGGCTTTTGATACTGTGGAGCATGAGGTCATTCTACAGATGTTGAAACATAAAGG GCTTACTCTGATTCCACAAGCGATTGCTCTATGTTTCTTTTTTCATGCTCTTCAAACAAGTGGTGTTCGGTTGTTTACTGCTATTCAAGAG GAAAATAATTCACCACCACAAGATTTTCTCCATGGTTCAGCCAAACGAATTCTCACAAGTTTGAAGTCAAACTCCATTGAAGCAACAACTTTTGGACAAGATTCTAGTTCACAGGATGAAGCATAT ACTGCAGGATACTATACATCATCTAGAGGTCCCGAGGCCAGCTACTATGGCTTACATGCCACCATGGATGTGTATGGCCACGAATTAAAACATGGTCAGTGGAGTTCGACTACATTTTGGGTTTCTCATTACGGAGATGGTAATAAATCAAGCTATAATGAGATTCAAGTTGGCTGGCAT ATTCGTCCAGAACGCTATGGTGACTCACACCCTCACTTCTATACCTTATGGACG AGAGATGGGTTTGAAACCGGCTGCTACAACATGGACTGCCCTGGTTTTGTACGTGCAAATGACGCTGTTATAGCTCCAGGTGATGCTATACATCCGGTTTCTCATGTCCCTGGACCCATTCAAAATATCACTCTCAGAGTGTTTAAG GACAAAACAAGTGGTGACTGGTGGGTCTATTACGGCTTCAACAACATCCCCACAGGGGTGGGATATTTTCCGAAGTCCATATTCAGCTACTTAGCACAAAAGGCAAATGTAATGTCTTTTGGTGGATTTGTTAAATCTACAAAAGCGCTTCCAACTCCTCCAATGGGCAGTGGCGCCTTCCCAAATGGTGGCAAGGGTCGCGCCGCATCGTTCACTGACCTTCGATTCATCGACCAGGATGGGAATAGCAGCCCAATCACGGGAAACCTAACCCCATTAGTCACAGATGGCAAATGCCACTCTATCACTCCTATTGATCATGCTCGATGTTTCTATGGCGGGCCAGGAGGTTGCGTGAGATAA